The sequence below is a genomic window from Geothermobacter ehrlichii.
CCTGATCCGCGCCACCTGCGACAGGGGGATGTGCTTGCCATCGGGCAGTGGCACCAGCACCCGCTCCAGGGACTGCAGATCGCCGCGGTAATCACGCTGATAGCGGATGTTGACCGGGTAGCGCTCCAGTCCCTCGACCGTCTCGGTGACGTTCATGCCGCCGATGGCGCTCTTGATGATGTCCTGCACATCGCCGACCGTCAGCCCGTAGCGGGCCACCGCCTCACGGTCGATTTCATAATCGAGATAGTTGCCGCCGACCACCCGCTCGGAAAAGACGCTCAGGGTGCCGGGAATCTCCCGGACAACCGCCTCGATCTGCTCACCGATGGCGGAGAGCTTTTCCAGATCGTCGCCCATGATCTTGATGCCGACCGGCGTCTTGATACCGGTGGCCAGCATGTCGATCCGGGTCTTGATCGGCATGGTCCAGGCGTTGGTCAGACCGGGAAACTGAATGGCTTCGTTCAGTTCGGCCTTCAACTCCTCCACCGTGATCGTCGTCTCTTCCGGCCAGATCAGGCGCAACGGTTTCTTCAGCAGCTCCAGGGAATCGGGCCATCCGGAGTAGAAGCGCTCCCGCGGCAGCTTGCGCCACTCGTCCTCCGGCTTGAGCATGATGGTCGTCTCCAGCATCGACAGTGGCGCCGGGTCGGTGGCGGTTTCGGCCCGCCCGACCTTGCCGAAGACGTGGTGCACCTCGGGGAACCGGCGGATGATCCGGTCGGTCTGCTGCAGCAGCTCCTTCGCCTTGGTGATCGAAATCCCCGGCAGGGTTGTCGGCATGTAGAGCAGGTCCCCCTCGTAGAGCGGCGGCATGAATTCCGAACCCATCTTCCTCAGGGGAACGACAATGCTCAGGGTGATCAGAAGCGCCGAAATCAGCACCGGCCACCGCCACTTGAGCACGAAATCGACCACCGGATGATAAAAACGGATCATCAGCCGGTTGAGCGGATTCTTATCTTCGTCGGGGATCTTGCCGCGAATGAACCAGCCCATCAGCACCGGTACCAGGGTGACCGACAGCAGGGCGGCGCCGGCCATGGCGTAGGTCTTGGTATAGGCCAGCGGCTTGAACAGGCGCCCCGACTGCTCGCCAAGGGTGAAGACCGGAAAGAAGGAGACCGTGATCACCAGCAGAGAATAGAAGAGAGCCGGGCCGACCTCCTTGGCCGAAGAGGCGATAATTTCCCAGTGTGATTTCTTGCCCCGGTCTCGTTCCAGATGCTTGTGGGCGTTTTCGATCATGATGATCGCCGCATCGATCATCGCCCCTATGGCGATGGCGATGCCACCCAGGCTCATGATGTTGGCGTTGATCCCCTGTGCGTACATGATCATGAAAGCGATCAGGATGGCGACCGGCAGGGTCAGAATCGCCACCAGCGAACTGGAGAAGTGGAACAGGAACAGGGCCGTGACGATCGCCACGACGATACTTTCCTCGATCAGCTTCTCCTTGAGAGTGTCGACCGCCCGCTCGATCAGGCTTGAGCGGTCGTAGACGGTCTTGATCCGCACGCCCTCGGGCAGTCCCTGTTTGAGCTGTTCCAGCTTCTTCTTGACCGCCTCGATGGTCTTCAGGGCGTTTTCGCCCACCCGCATGACGATCACCCCGCCGACGGCCTCGCCTTCACCGTCAAGTTCGGCCAGACCGCGCCGCAGTTCGGGACCGATGGTCACCCGCGCCAGGTCACGCACCCGGATCGGCGTTCCCCGACTGTCGGTGCCGACCACCACGTTCTCGATGTCTTCCTTCGACCTCAGATAGCCCAGTCCCCGAACCATGAATTCGGTTTCGCCCATCTCCACCAGACGGCCGCCGACATCGTTGTTGGAACGCTGGATCGCCCGCTTGATCTGCGGGATGGTGATGTGATAGGCCAGCAGCCGGTCGGGATCGACCTCGACCTGGTACTGCTTGACATAGCCGCCGATGGAGGCGACCTCGGCCACCCCCTCGACACTGGTCAGCTCGTAGCGCAGAAACCAGTCCTGCAACGACCGGAGCTGCTGCAGATCGTGCTTGTCGCTCTCGAGCACATATTCGTAGACCCAGCCGACTCCGGTGGCGTCCGGGCCGAGACTCGGCGTCACCCCGGGCGGCAACCGTCCGGCGGCATAGTTGAGATATTCGAGCACCCGCGAACGGGCCCAGTAGAGATCGGTGCCGTCTTCGAAAATGATATAGACGAAAGACAGTCCGAAGAAGGAATAGCCGCGCACCACCTTCGCCCCCGGCACCGCCAGCATCTGGGTGGTCAAGGGATAGGTCACCTGGTCCTCGACCACCTGCGGCGCCTGCCCCGGATACTCGGTGAAGATGATCACCTGCACATCCGAAAGATCGGGGATGGCGTCGATGGGAGTCTTGAACATCGTATAGGCACCGCCGACAATGACGAAGAACGTCAGCAGCACGACCATGAATTTGTTCTGGATTGACCAGTCGATCAGTTTCTCAAGCATGGATGCCTCGGTGAAGCAGTATTCAGGAGTCAGTATTCAAGAGGAGTCCGGAAACTCCCCCTGGCCCTTGGCCCTTAGCCTTTAGTCCTTGGTCGCCTTTTCATTTGAACAGGTCCTCGGCCTCGTCCTGTTTTCGGGGCCCTTCATCTCCGAACAGGTCCTCGGCCTGGCCATCGCCGGCCTTCTCACCATCCATCTTCATCGGCTGCGCCGCCGGTTCGGCCCCAGTCTGCTTCGGCTCGAGCATCTTGGCGATCGCTTCGCGCAACTGGCTTTCGGAATCGAGCATGAACTGGGCGCTGGTCACCACCCGTTCACCGTCGAACAGCCCCTGAACAATCTGCAGATAACCGTCTTCGTCCTGCACGCCGGTCCTGACCTGGCGAGGCTCGTACTTGCCGTCACCCAGAGCGACAAAGACCAGGGTCTTTTCTCCGGAATGGATCACCGCCTCGGCCGGAATGCTGATCGTCTGTTTGACCGGCTTCGCCTTCAGCCTGACATTGACATACATGTCCGGTTTCAGCTCGTAATCAAGGTTATCGAGTTCGATGCGCGCCTTGACGGTGCGGGTTTTCGGTTCGACATAGGGATAGATGTAGCTGACCTTGCCGGGCACCGTCTTGCCGCCGACAAAGGGCAGCACGATCTCGGCCTGCTGGCCGACCTCGACCCAGGGGAGTTCGTATTCGTAGATGTCGGCATAGACCCAGACCCGCGAGATATCCGAAAGCTGCAGCAGCTCCTGCCCCTTCTTGAT
It includes:
- a CDS encoding efflux RND transporter permease subunit, whose product is MLEKLIDWSIQNKFMVVLLTFFVIVGGAYTMFKTPIDAIPDLSDVQVIIFTEYPGQAPQVVEDQVTYPLTTQMLAVPGAKVVRGYSFFGLSFVYIIFEDGTDLYWARSRVLEYLNYAAGRLPPGVTPSLGPDATGVGWVYEYVLESDKHDLQQLRSLQDWFLRYELTSVEGVAEVASIGGYVKQYQVEVDPDRLLAYHITIPQIKRAIQRSNNDVGGRLVEMGETEFMVRGLGYLRSKEDIENVVVGTDSRGTPIRVRDLARVTIGPELRRGLAELDGEGEAVGGVIVMRVGENALKTIEAVKKKLEQLKQGLPEGVRIKTVYDRSSLIERAVDTLKEKLIEESIVVAIVTALFLFHFSSSLVAILTLPVAILIAFMIMYAQGINANIMSLGGIAIAIGAMIDAAIIMIENAHKHLERDRGKKSHWEIIASSAKEVGPALFYSLLVITVSFFPVFTLGEQSGRLFKPLAYTKTYAMAGAALLSVTLVPVLMGWFIRGKIPDEDKNPLNRLMIRFYHPVVDFVLKWRWPVLISALLITLSIVVPLRKMGSEFMPPLYEGDLLYMPTTLPGISITKAKELLQQTDRIIRRFPEVHHVFGKVGRAETATDPAPLSMLETTIMLKPEDEWRKLPRERFYSGWPDSLELLKKPLRLIWPEETTITVEELKAELNEAIQFPGLTNAWTMPIKTRIDMLATGIKTPVGIKIMGDDLEKLSAIGEQIEAVVREIPGTLSVFSERVVGGNYLDYEIDREAVARYGLTVGDVQDIIKSAIGGMNVTETVEGLERYPVNIRYQRDYRGDLQSLERVLVPLPDGKHIPLSQVARIRIRKGPPGIKSENARQTAWIYVDLKDIDVGTYVENAQKVIAEKVKLPAGYNIVWSGQYEYMQAAAAKLKVVIPLTLLIIFVIIYMNTKSLVKTGIIFIALPLSLVGCFWFLYALGYNMSVAVWVGVIALAGISAETGVVMLLYLDLAFDLWRRNGRMLTLGDLTQAIHHGAVKRIRPKIMTICVIIAGLVPIMWSHGAGADVMKRIAAPMVGGVITSGLMELLVFPVIYFMWRGLKLKHEFTPTSFEEIHE